The genome window CTAACGGTCAACAGAGCACATCATGGGTCTATGAACTGCTGTACTGTTTGTTCGGAGACAAAAAAGACTTTCTGATATGTTGCTCAAACAACATGCTGCTCTTGTTAATGAAGACCTACCAACATCAACATTAGACAGTCATTTAGACAATCAACCTTGAATGACCTTTGTATGGGATTCATGCTTTGTGAGTTAGTTCCATTGATTAGTTTGCAAAATTGCATCATGTTCTCTTTACAGCAGTAGATTATCAATCAGAGGGGCACGGTGTGAGTGGCTTAGATTTTTCTGGAATAGTAAGTagctccccttcctccctcctgccttGTTTATCTTGAAGGTTGGGGCGTTACAGCTATGTTGAAAGTACCTTAACAGTGTGTTCTTTGCTGTTCCGCAGGGGTGACCCCGGTCTCGTCAAACTAAATGTAGCCATAACGTGTGGTTACCTCCTCTATGGTGAgctacttttgtttttacttctgtTGATTATCTTCTAGTGCACAGTCCATGAGGGCAGCCAGTCAGCTTGTAATGTGTGaacacagaaaggaaaaggaCTTTAATCTGAAGCAACTTGATTATAGTGAGGAAGGCCAGACTTGTCAGCTATGAAGGACTTCAGACAATCTGCACTTTGAAGGTTATGACCACAGTTTAGATTTATTATAACATTTCAGCCTTAAATGTGTTGCTCATTGTCTTCTACATGTGATCTCTACATTTTCACCAGTGGTGCAGTTGTGTATATAACCATCAGTTTGCCAGCTCTCTGAACAACCTGTCATCCCGTCCTCTAGATCTCGTGCTGCTTGCGTGTAACTGGAGCACAATGGGGGAcagcttttttgtgtgtcaccACTTGGCGGCGCTCTATGCATATGGATATGTGCTGGTGAGTTCATCACTCTTCAAGACCCAGAGTGTACACATTTGAATAGCAATTGGAGACACTGGATTATTCCTTTATCGTAATGTATTAGTGTCATTTTGCTTGAGTGTCTGTTTGGTCATTGCAGACACGTGGCGTGCTTCCCTACTTTGCCAACTTTCGTCTCATATCAGAATTGTCCACACCGTTTGTGAACCAAAGGTGAGTCAGCTCAACAAGTGAATAATCCCATAATCACCCTTTGTTTTACCATATGGCTTACATATATTCCTCTGACATTTCTTAATCACCCTCTCCCTCCAGGTGGTTCTTTGAGGCATTAAAGTACCCACGCTCACACCGGCTGGTGGTGTTAAACGGTGTTGCCATGGCAGTAGTGTTCTTCCTGGTGCGCATCGCCGTCATGCCATCTTACTGGGCCAGTGTATTCGCCACCTTTGGCACTCCAGACTTTGAGCGGCTGGGCTTGGGCGCCCAGGTGGCCTGGATCACCTCCTGCATCGCCCTGGATATCTTAAACACTGTGTGGATGTATAAGATCACCCGCGGCTGCTACAAAGTCCTGACTGGGAGGGGAGGACGAAAGGTCAAGGAAGGAACGGAGGCGTTGTCCTCCTCAGACAAGAAGCATGTCAACAACCACACAGACTAAAGAGATGTAGCGCAAAGGGTATGTAGACAGACATAAGCAGGGAAGGGAGACTGGACATCTAGGAACCTCACAGCCTCTCTCTTTTGCTAAAGCCTCAGCAtccccccccacctccaccctcgAATGCCCCGGTCTCAACCCTCGATCACCTCGTCAGCTCGCGGACCAGGCCAAGAGTCCTCAGGTTCTGACCCCGACAAGGACACTGCTCTTTGACTCACTCAAGCACCAGCCTTTGCAgcctcagtgttttcactgacGGATGAGTATCCTGCTGGGTGATAGCTTTCGGTAGCAAACGACAAGGTAGAGCTCACAAGCACACTTTTAACTCCTTCTGTCAGTCGCCTCTTTTGTCCCGACCGTCATTCCTCTGTCATCTCCCCTCAGTCTCCTCTCATGCTCGACTTCAGCCAAAGCCCAATCCTCTGAAGTGCCTGCGAAAGACAGGAAAGCAATAATTGTGGAGGACTAAGATCTCGAAGTCTAACAGAGCTTAGCCCCTTCAGAAGACAACCATGTTTTGCTCAATATTGCTCCTGAACGACTGGAGGCGTCTTCTGTTGTTCATACTCCGTCCACACTTGAGACGTGGCCCACAGAGTGGCGAATTCTCACATCAGACCCACACATTGTTTGTGAAATCTATAGGGCTCTTGTCTCGAACTCATCCGACctcacagaaagagacagaaaaacaccataATGCCTCTTCTACTGTATCACCTGCTGTGGCCTCCTTGTAACAAGTGGCGCCTGCCTATATCACCAGCCATGCCCCTCCACCCTCCGTAGAATTTGGATtatgagtttaaaaaaaaaaaaaactaggaATATGCATGCAGGAGAGAGGACGACACACTCGCCAACATCCTTAGCCTGTCACAGGACAATATTGCGTTTTCAGTGTTCATCGTGTCTGCATCACGGTGCTGTATTTTGCCCCCTTTATTCTCTGATTTTACACAGCCTGAAATCGTGAGCAGTTACAGTAACATGTCTGTTTCATATTACATCCATAGCAACCCTCTGCCTCACTGGATACTCCACCATCCAGCTTGAACGTTTGGTTTTGTTCTACCTCTCCCCCTGCCTTACAAAGACTCTGTCAATCCCTTAGTCAAGAGATaatcaacattttgttttctttctttctactGTAGAGTTGTTTTAGCCTTTAAAACATCATCTTTTGTGATATTACTGATTCAGAGGGACTTCTGCATCTCCTTTGCTCTTACTGTCTTCAGCGCTTACCCCAACAAATGCAGTGAAGAGAGCAGCATCACTCACCAAACTGTgtccagtcagtgtgtgtttctagaGAAACACCCCCAGAGGCTTTTATTCTTCCATTTATCTCATTTTGCTCTCAGTGACTCTGAGAACGTAAGTGAGCACTGGGGTAGAAAAAGTTCACACTGTGAACTGCTGCTCCATTCCTCAAGATTGCACATGCATAGCATAGCGTGAAAACCATACACGGTATTTGGTGCCCttctgaaacactgacagggtgCTCTTCCTTTGGCAGAATGTCTGCAATAGGAATGCTAGCaatatgacatttttcacaagttTCTAATATCTGATGAATTTGGATTTACCAGTCTGTCACAGCTAAAAGCAATGTGGcaatctgcatgttttttttctgtataaaCTGTATCATCACTATAGAGCATGGTAAGATTGACATATTTCTGTGATGCCTTAGTGAATAGTTAAGATAGATGAATAGCATCTAAATATTAATTGCATTAATCTAATGCTTTAAAGGGTTTTGTCTTCCAAAACAGTTAATGTTTTTGCCGCTCAGATACTGAATGCATGTATTGttgattttctcctctccctgcatgTCTGTACAGCATATACACATGCAGCTTTGCAGGTACCTTCTGCACACTGTTTGGCTAACTCACTAAACATTGCCACAGCCTCTGTATGCCAGTTGGCATTACTTGGTTTTACAAATTCATTGATTCTTCTATTGTACAGTCTGCTGTTAGCAGACACTAATAACTACATAGCTGATAGcatgacagacagagatacaAGAGGGTGTTTCAGATTTGAAATACGAAATTTACAAAGGACAAGGTTG of Chelmon rostratus isolate fCheRos1 chromosome 17, fCheRos1.pri, whole genome shotgun sequence contains these proteins:
- the tlcd4b gene encoding TLC domain-containing protein 4-B, giving the protein METRELTVVAGSFVGFQLLFSVASPRLSSAITPGYGRLPSIKLTEWNSRLVSTVHALIVGLFCLYILWYDDAVNANPVWGDPGLVKLNVAITCGYLLYDLVLLACNWSTMGDSFFVCHHLAALYAYGYVLTRGVLPYFANFRLISELSTPFVNQRWFFEALKYPRSHRLVVLNGVAMAVVFFLVRIAVMPSYWASVFATFGTPDFERLGLGAQVAWITSCIALDILNTVWMYKITRGCYKVLTGRGGRKVKEGTEALSSSDKKHVNNHTD